A genomic stretch from Plasmodium reichenowi strain SY57 chromosome 2, whole genome shotgun sequence includes:
- a CDS encoding 6-cysteine protein translates to MNKKRTFYYLFFFFIFLVYILYYDTIKSVLSSSTKKKKEKKICKGTVFVPEESDEEIRSWLTNSNGRDKGKNLFTFERLIKERKYICVNKYKRNNKLKWIYKTTYDKTKNICDDYNILFKCIKGIIYDRNKENFFENFWDNIFYMNKYIFDLYYYMFDYTKKIKKKIEGIKENMNIRHNNNYNNIFYVDKFFFLFNYDEQKKKKGNDDIKINIKLHNNTRKLSVSEENVELKPYIKQGERNETVVNLYEYFTGGVKRSNNNNEIVVTSTEQFHRIVIICFKPTVKHSHIITSPHDALNHIVEENDKIKLSEEIYSIPFYPIYGNLGLKNIITTGIVEFMIPYFSRTQMNFTVTCANGEINDLYKFEDLIKVRIRIPRNTKKILGLSTNEKDKTVFERIVDNNISNEYRFKSYNNKIVGIKLENSILDPPGCFKTVYEDDKILQLEVFLQYVKCINLDRDNYKIRFFFLPEDFGDEEIEFSCKFTYKKKTSKIIFGLGETSVDKDIFYLEDEHVKLNIDQDISGDEPYYSHLNYNGIPYNICNFQYKSEYDSQVCERTIHEFSLFIYNCDTLVGTQIQTTEPITSVKYLNSTYPINKFSDITLLSKDIDIEGLEEAFRNSKFFLTSYINHGPFPLIIECVISNSNNAFQNVYILLHLRTSIKNRSVSFCDFEKVHGYNYLNTYIDGKICNINITSNSVFGFRCPSNSIKEPKDCFSQVYIDKKVYKLNDKLSNKLILYSMKQENLAIAGFNNYISKSFSFECYCIDKNQTYSSYERTSGEDIFNHIVKRIHVYYKNYDELYDYNIHDKITYEPIMKNPPITYLCDFLNKKQILQPLNNKTKNYICTIWYPKPLNYIALNCPTNLRDEQNDQTISEIYNSLQKDLLKPTGIEQQIDQKKKELNLLFNKRNIYSNLYHLPKNAPKRTINKNGLNIVNIDEIIPGVLIKDVINMKLEDIIKPDLLTPNSFLHKTYNTNKSYLFSKQNKSTSGSITPSIYTPLSQTSFFISPKSVPFTKSRLEETQSSSNTYEQYIGKKNSIENGFFIFQLPPYLKKNQTIEFACINDSTRKNKNVGNNGIMTIHLKSYGNQIEGCYFYKNSAKYNYLKKSIKIDDPKKEECNIRSDGEIEFVGIMCPYENNLYLTPSSCFFRTYDNTDNLVEIFDINENFEYYSNDKGISYLKIPQEFFNHVHLFCYCNVDIDSVSDNHVLLKKENKISLELNYSNKGFNIIKTIDYQYEADILIGYSYYFKRVTPIYRKKHICDFTTEDNSLEPESEDKMIYSCYLSLEDNLNFIEVKCPKNKKSSNSEWLFKYGTFDKSSEIIEDDENIKKKYEHMKYMPEDKDEIIYLFKKQKLEDILPGIIILDKNRYFFEKGNFSFVTPLFVKEDVTIKLLCDNSETKINDKIGKKGIILIKIPQHITDKKFYGCDFSDDSNKKSSFYYTSVYNLKTQNQYCEIKLKENIIISLNCPNGNINPNNCFNNVFLKTNMNEQIHENIQNIFDQVKVINTKSHLLLNNSSTFLIISKITKKELNFFCTCHHNETKNVGTIYIKNEDIINFSKAYNKESSSILQYIDVTPYYLKDTYICDFTQNHYSISFDTSVNVQNVLEKYLKISSDLYNTHKEFTYFSIHLKLKKEIMKKKYIDYLKKKINEYKEKQTSDKIKRVTLSTNDNINTILVYRCNIDLGSFDKFKIKCPSKLIDEVENNKLYPNLIYSSNLGLNETDMLNGLTKLLYGSVLINKTEKNVSFFEKGELELIISPYTDSSKNIIFSCENVPRNISKGIIGSASIFIKKNDNKILGCDFIDTPSTLESSYGAYPSSPLSSSHDVLHANNQGHEVHMINHIDIPNKKNSFEFEIELVEGKNTYCNIEAIENDIVGFSCPYNFLTTPRDCFESIQIEGVDKELETHKLEKLLKGVKILNNDIYKYNFTPSYIILPKKIKKSLKIFCRCNSVKLIKTGIIQINIIGDDLNNWFKKEITHNIFAYQKMDYFYDFSKGPTNISSENVLGISTMSLMSSNKKVSRKKNHKEKNRTHQNDYKEIENDHKNINQSVNNYHNFPVTLSSSDDHEGYPHDEDIGGEDDDDDDDDDDDDEENNILNPLRTKQVYDIIVAASEFSKIEVVCPLRNSSQFRQSKISPENFFEYVYVLEDKNDDKRKRSIEENEKLVKEILEGKKNIDGDIISIEDINNKKSSKNASVQYDDMGNKIFISIISEKPKAVIEDNILSSGSSIHISNNIMNSSFQSNIPTDPISSDSTTSEYEQYNSYFKDILVIKNINEVISYANIKIDINEQTYSSSLHIPPLILKDAEFLISCDNSLTLNESTRGKTATVKIKVKSNFLKIYGCDFVGEFSTNFLFSKKWDDIPKNYICKINIQDDMLIGLACPSFTKLHPPDCFENIIVNQNVYKKNIIMETKNMFFYKQNDKPILSFVHVKKILVETFLCKCYQVTKADYKEVTIQILYEPYVMGTPKYTLEKSIIQYRYANLKPPLHI, encoded by the coding sequence TAAGTGAAGAGAATGTCGAATTAAAaccatatataaaacaaggagaaagaaatgaaacagttgtaaatttatatgaatattttacaGGAGGTGTAAAGAgatcaaataataataatgaaattgTAGTAACGTCTACAGAACAATTTCATCGTATTGTcataatatgttttaaaCCTACTGTAAAACATTCACATATCATTACAAGTCCCCATGATGCTTTAAATCATATAGTAGAAGAAAATGACAAGATAAAATTATCtgaagaaatatattcCATTCCTTTTTATCCAATATATGGGAATTTAGGtttaaagaatataataacaacagGTATTGTTGAATTTATGAttccatatttttctaGAACGCAAATGAATTTTACAGTAACTTGTGCAAACGGTGAAATTAATGATTTGTATAAATTTGAAgatttaataaaagtaaGAATACGTATTCCTAGAAATacgaaaaaaatattaggACTAAGtacaaatgaaaaagacAAAACGGTATTTGAAAGGATAgtagataataatatatcaaatgAATATCGATTTAAaagttataataataagattGTAGGAATAAAATTAGAAAATTCTATTTTAGATCCTCCTGGATGTTTTAAAACAGTATATGaagatgataaaatattacaacTAGAAGTATTTTTACAATATGtaaaatgtattaatttAGATAgagataattataaaatacgttttttttttcttcctGAAGATTTTGGAGATGAAGAAATAGAATTTAGTTGTAAATtcacatataaaaaaaaaacaagtaaaattatatttggATTAGGAGAAACAAGTGTagataaagatatattttatttagAAGATGAACATgttaaattaaatattgaCCAAGATATAAGTGGAGATGAACCATATTATAGTCATCTTAATTATAACGGTATaccatataatatttgtaattttCAATATAAATCTGAATATGATTCACAAGTTTGTGAAAGAACTATACATgaattttctttatttatatataattgtgATACTCTTGTGGGTACACAAATACAAACTACTGAACCTATAACATCAGtcaaatatttaaattcaACATATccaataaataaatttagTGACATTACTTTATTAAGTAAGGATATAGATATAGAAGGATTAGAAGAAGCTTTTCGTAAttctaaattttttttaacttcATATATAAACCATGGTCCATTCCCTTTAATTATAGAATGTGTTATATCTAATTCAAATAATGCTTTtcaaaatgtatatattcttCTACATTTAAGAACAAGTATAAAGAATAGAAGTGTATCCTTTTGTGATTTTGAAAAGGTACATggatataattatttaaatacatatattgATGGCAAgatatgtaatataaatattacatcTAATTCAGTTTTTGGTTTTAGATGTCCATCTAATAGTATAAAAGAACCCAAAGATTGTTTTTCACAAgtatatatagataaaaaagtatataaatTGAATGACAAATTAtctaataaattaatattatattctatGAAACAAGAAAATCTTGCTATAGCTggttttaataattatatttccaagtctttttcttttgaatGCTATTGTATAGATAAGAATCAAACCTATTCTTCTTATGAACGTACATCAGGAGAAGATATATTCAATCATATTGTAAAAAGAATACATGTttattataagaattatgatgaactttatgattataatatacatgATAAAATCACATATGAACCTATTATGAAAAACCCACCTATCACATACTTATGTGACTTTTTAAATAAGAAACAAATATTACAACCTTTAAACAATAAAAcgaaaaattatatatgtactaTATGGTACCCAAAACctttaaattatatagCATTAAATTGCCCAACTAATCTAAGGGATGAACAAAACGATCAAACTATTTcagaaatatataattctttacAAAAAGATTTATTAAAACCAACTGGAATCGAACAACAAATCgatcaaaaaaaaaaagaattaaatttgttatttaacaaaagaaatatttattctaATTTGTACCATTTACCAAAAAATGCTCCTAAACGTactataaataaaaatggtTTAAATATTGTAAATATTGATGAAATAATACCAGGCGTTCTAATTAAAGATGTCATTAATATGAAACTTGAAGATATAATCAAACCTGACCTATTAACACCCAACAGTTTTTTACacaaaacatataatacaaaCAAATCATATCTTTTCtcaaaacaaaataaatcCACATCTGGATCTATTACACCATCTATATATACCCCGTTAAGTCAGACAAGCTTTTTTATATCTCCAAAATCAGTGCCTTTTACCAAATCGAGACTCGAAGAAACACAGAGTAGTAGCAATACATACGAACAATATAtagggaaaaaaaatagtatAGAAAATGGattctttatatttcaaCTACCTccatatttaaaaaaaaatcaaacAATAGAGTTTGCATGCATTAATGATAGcacaagaaaaaataagaatgTAGGAAATAATGGCATTATGACTATACATTTAAAATCTTATGGGAATCAAATAGAAGgttgttatttttataagaattctgcaaaatataattatttaaaaaagagTATAAAAATAGATGATCCGAAAAAAGAAGAGTGTAATATAAGAAGTGATGGAGAAATTGAATTTGTAGGTATTATGTGTccatatgaaaataatttatatttaacaCCTTCTAGTTGTTTTTTTAGAACATATGATAATACGGATAATTTAGTTGAAATATTTGATATCAATGAAAATTTCGAATATTATTCTAATGATAAAGgtatatcatatttaaaaattcctcaagaattttttaatcatgttcatttattttgttattgTAATGTTGATATAGATAGTGTTTCAGATAATCATGTTCttttgaaaaaagaaaataaaataagtttagaattaaattattcaaataaaggttttaatattatcaaaaCTATTGATTATCAATATGAAGCTGATATACTTATAGGgtattcatattattttaagaGAGTAACACCTATTTATCgaaaaaaacatatatgtGATTTTACTACAGAAGATAATTCTTTAGAACCAGAAAGTGAAGATAAAATGATATACTCATGTTATTTATCTTTAGaagataatttaaattttatagaAGTTAAATGtccaaaaaataaaaaaagttcGAATTCAGAATGGTTATTTAAATATGGTACTTTTGATAAATCTTCAGAAATAATTgaagatgatgaaaatataaaaaaaaaatatgaacacATGAAATATATGCCTGAAGATAAAgatgaaataatatatttatttaaaaaacaaaaactTGAAGATATCTTACCAGGTATAATTATACTTGATAAAAatagatatttttttgaaaaagggaatttttcttttgtaaCACCATTATTTGTAAAAGAAGATGTTActattaaattattatgtgATAATTCagaaacaaaaattaatgataaaatagGTAAAAAAGgtattattcttattaaaaTACCACAACATATTACagataaaaaattttatggTTGTGATTTTTCAGATGATTCAAATAAGAAATcatcattttattatacatctgtttataatttaaaaacaCAAAATCAATATTGtgaaattaaattaaaagaaaatattattataagtTTAAATTGTCCTAATGGTAATATTAATCCAAATAATTGTTTTAataatgtttttttaaaaacaaatatgaACGAACAAATACatgaaaatatacaaaatatatttgatcAAGTTAAAGTTATTAATACTAAATCACAtctattattaaataattcatctacatttttaattatatccaaaattacaaaaaaagaattaaattttttttgtactTGTCATCATAATGAAACTAAAAATGTTGgaacaatatatataaaaaatgaagatattaTTAACTTTTCAAAagcatataataaagaatcATCAAGtatattacaatatataGATGTTACaccatattatttaaaagatacatatatttgtgATTTTACACAAAATCATTATTCAATATCTTTTGATACCTCTGTAAATGTACAAAATGttttagaaaaatatttaaaaatatcatCAGATCTTTATAATACACATAAAGAATTCACCTATTTTAGTAttcatttaaaattaaaaaaagaaattatgaaaaaaaaatatattgattatttaaaaaaaaaaattaatgaatataaagaGAAACAAACTTCTGATAAAATCAAACGTGTAACACTATCAActaatgataatataaatactaTATTAGTATATAGATGTAATATAGATCTAGGTTCTTTTGATAAATTCAAAATCAAATGTCCAAGCAAACTTATTGATGAAgtagaaaataataaattatatcCTAATCTAATATATAGTTCTAATTTAGGACTAAATGAAACAGATATGTTAAATGGATTGAccaaattattatatggttctgttttaataaataaaacagaaaaaaatgtttcTTTCTTTGAAAAAGGTGAATTagaattaataatttctcCTTATACTGATTcatcaaaaaatattattttctcATGTGAAAATGTTCCTAGAAATATATCAAAAGGAATTATAGGTTCTGCatctatttttattaaaaaaaatgataacaAAATTTTAGGTTGTGATTTTATAGACACACCGTCAACGTTAGAATCATCTTATGGCGCATATCCATCCTCACCTTTATCATCATCTCATGATGTATTACATGCGAATAATCAAGGTCATGAGGTACATATGATAAACCATATAGATATTCCCAACAAGAAAAATTCATTCGAATTCGAAATTGAACTCGTTGaaggaaaaaatacatattgTAATATCGAAGCTATAGAAAATGATATTGTCGGATTTAGCTGCCCCTACAATTTTCTTACAACACCAAGAGATTGTTTTGAATCTATACAAATTGAAGGAGTAGATAAAGAATTAGAAACACATAAGTTAgagaaattattaaaaggtgttaaaatattaaataatgatatatataaatataatttcacaccttcatatattattttgcctaaaaaaattaaaaaatcaCTCAAAATTTTTTGTAGATGTAATTCtgtaaaattaataaaaacaggtattattcaaattaatattataggAGATGATCTAAATAATTGgtttaaaaaagaaattacACATAACATATTTGCATATCAAAAAATggattatttttatgatttttCAAAAGGACCAACAAATATAAGCTCTGAAAATGTCTTAGGCATATCTACAATGTCTCTTATGTCTTCAAACAAAAAAGTatcaagaaaaaaaaatcacAAGGAGAAAAATAGGACACACcaaaatgattataaagaaattgaaaacgatcataaaaatataaatcaaaGTGTAAATAATTACCATAATTTTCCTGTTACCTTATCATCAAGTGATGACCATGAAGGTTATCCGCATGATGAGGACATCGGGGGGGAggatgatgatgatgatgatgatgatgatgacgATGATGAAGAGAATAATATTCTTAACCCTCTTAGAACTAAACAAGTATACGATATAATCGTAGCTGCTTCAGAGTTTAGTAAAATCGAAGTTGTGTGCCCCTTAAGAAATTCTTCTCAATTCAGACAATCCAAAATTAGCCCTGAGAATTTTTTTGAGTATGTTTATGTATTagaagataaaaatgatgataaaagaaagagaagtatagaagaaaatgaaaaattagTTAAAGAAATACTTgaagggaaaaaaaatatagatggagatataataagtatagaagatataaataataaaaagagtTCAAAAAATGCATCAGTACAATATGATGATATgggaaataaaatatttatatctataaTTTCAGAAAAACCTAAAGCCGTTATagaagataatatattatctagTGGTTCTTCTATACACatatcaaataatattatgaatagTTCATTTCAAAGTAATATTCCTACTGATCCTATTAGTTCAGATAGTACGACATCAGAATATGAGCAATATAATAGTTAttttaaagatatattagttataaaaaatataaatgaagtTATATCATATgcaaatataaaaatagatataaatgaacaaaCATATTCAAGTTCATTACATATACCACCtcttattttaaaagatgcagaatttttaatttcatgTGATAATTCTTTAACATTAAATGAAAGTACACGAGGGAAAACAGCTActgtaaaaataaaagttaaatctaattttttaaaaatatatggatGCGATTTTGTAGGGGAATTTTCAACGAATTTCTTATTTAGCAAAAAATGGGATGATATAccaaaaaattatatatgtaaaattaatatacaAGATGATATGTTAATAGGTTTAGCTTGTCCAAGTTTTACAAAATTACATCCACCAGATTGTTTTGAAAATATCATTGTAAACcaaaatgtttataaaaaaaatattatcatggaaacaaaaaatatgtttttttataaacaaaatgataaaCCTATCTTATCATTTGTTCatgtgaaaaaaatattagtagaaacatttttatgtaaatgTTATCAAGTAACCAAGGCAGATTATAAAGAGGTAACTATccaaatattatatgagCCTTATGTAATGGGAACACCTAAATATACTTTGGAAAAATCTATAATACAATATAGGTATGCTAATTTAAAGCCACCACTccacatataa